The region CGACAATCCAACAATACTGTTCATATTATTGCTGTAGTAACCAAGAATGTATTCACAGTCATCTCTTGGCAAATCTTCCTCTGGAAACGTCACCTGgcgagaggggggaaaaaaatcagctgtgagTTCAGCTGtggcacaaaacacatttgcaaaTTTCAGTTTCTGACACACCTGTGTTGTGTGCTCTCCTTTGGCCCACACGTACGCCTGGTAATCTTTATGATGTCTGAATCCAACCTGTGCAGAAAGAAATGGTGACCATGGTTGTACATACTGATGGTAAGAATTTATCTTTAGCTTGCTGAATAATGGATTACCTTGTATATTGCAACCCAGTCCCATGAGCTGCGCTGATAAGTTGATGCAATAGTGAATCTGACTGTAGCATCTGAGACTTTACACCACTCCTTGTTTACCTGCAGCTCCACCAAAGGCATATCCACCTTGAAAGGGAactaaaagaaaagagaacatgGCATAGaaataaatctatttttaaaaaaactacaCGAGAAGTGTAACTAAgacatttattttcagtgtgattGAGGAAACGTGTAAAATAGTGTCTTACATGAAGGGAAAACAGGGCAGAAACAGGCTTGTGGTCACTGATGGTGTAGCCCATGTGACTTCGGTATGTGTGCTGTGTCACTTTAGTTGCCCCACCCAACCATGAGGTCAGACCCCGCTGCAGTGCCGCATTGTGGGTAGGAACTGGGGAGCCGGTGCGTCGAAGGCGCCAGAGGATGCGATCCGTCCAGGCAGGTTTCCTCTTCTTCGTGCTGACACAAATGAAGCCAAAACAATGGTCAACAACAATTTCCTCTGTAGAAAAATCAATAACAATAAGTTTGTGATGGAGGCAACTGAACAAACCTGGTGTCGTACGTATGCGTGCCCACATCAAACTTATAAGTAGGTGGGAATTTGAGAGGTCCCTCCATGAAGCCCTCCAGGATGGACTCTGTGTTTTTAGCCATGTTGAGCTGTGAAGTAGACAAatgagggggtggtggtggtggtgagggtataaaacagaacagacacacattccCGGGTGATTCTCAACCAGCCTGACAGAAAGTGATGTTTGTTCATACTGAGCTACAGCGCCCTCTGTTGGTTGAGGTTTGAGAGATAAACAGGTGGTGTAAAGCCTTCCAGAAaaatccatctgtctgtgtgaacgggttaatgttttaaaatgctgaAGGCACCTCACCTGATCCCGCTCCCACAGAAGAGGCAGCTTGTTGCTGTCGATGGCACATTTCACCACATGGATGTCGTAGTCTTCAATACGGAAATTTAAATctccaaaccaaaacacaacgctgcagacaggaaaaaatACAGTTAGGACATTTTCATTTACTCAAGATGCATTAAAAATCAAATGGTGAGACTTTTAAGATTAATTATGTAATATAACCTCCTAAGATGTCTTTATTATTGGTGAATAGAGGCAATTTATAGCTCAACTTATACCTGACACATGCAGGTGTAAAtgaaaactaaactaaacactttcatgaatgaatgtgtgttcgtGGGACATTTCTTTGTTAATTAAGCAGAATGATGGCGTGCACCTTTTTACAGGTGGTCAAAATTATGTAAAAATTTATGTCACCCACTCATGATCCAGTACACCAGTGGCTGTCCCTCCCTCaaattgctgctgctgcaggatgcTTTCAAAGTCCTCCATCCGCTGCTCCAGGTTCCTCATGTGAGCTGGCAGGTGACAGTTGAGAAAGCACACCGGGTGGCCAAACACCGTCATCCTCGCGCTGACTCCCCCTTTATTCCCCTTAGAGTGAGAGGAAAGGGCAAAGAGAGGACACAGTCAGTGAACTGATCCCTTATGCATATCGTctttaaaataagattaaaaaaacactggCACGTATCAACCAGATCTGTGTCCAGGGACAAGGTCGTggttttttttcactctgctACTGAATCACAGAACCAGAAAGCCagacagcctgctgctgctgcactgacctcaaagagaaggagactgcaccagcagcagccagggGTGATGCTGACATCAACACACACGGGAaggtcacacactgacatatgCACCCACGCATGCACACTCTACCTTTCAACACCCCATCCCGTCCCTCCTGAAGCCCACTGACACAAACCCACTGCTGATTTCCCAAAGTAATACACCTCTGAGCAGGATTCATAGCAGCTCTCTTCCATGCGTAGCACGTACCCAATATCCCCCAAGTCCTGTGCGTGTACTCTCTGTCTGAACACCTCTGAGGAAAGGAAGATGGCAGAATTTAGagaaaaccagcagcagcactccCTGCATTCGCTGGGACGCCACCTAAACAGATGGGAtagatgaaaaataataaatcaatcaaacaaactTTAGATTTTATGACCCAAAAAGGATATGAGTAAAATGAAATCTGCAATGACACATTTAACTTTTTACAGACCAAAACATATCCATAAGGGCTGAGTGTGTCCATGCAAAGCTCACTCCACTGGTCGGAAAAAAGAACATCCTTCAGCCTCTTGTTTATCATGGAGTTGACTTCTTGGAGTCTGGAAGGTGCCAAAAAGTAGAGAAATGTCACTGacaagtgaaaatgaaacattaaGAAAGAGGACAGTGATGGGTAAACAGGAGGGGATGGATGAAAATGAGCACAGATGACTGAGTGGGCACTCACGGCTGTCTCTCTGGCACCGCTGAGCCTGGTAGAAATACTTGCTTACCCGATGATAAACATGTCAACGCTCCCATCTGAAACATTTGGTCCAAACAGAGAAGTGATGTCATCTGGCGGGACAGCTGATCCCACGTTCCATGTGACAATATACACCCTTTCAAACGATAGAAACCGTGGAAATGCTGCATTAGAAGTACTATATACTGTAGGGTGAAAGAAGACATAATCTGTGCTGTAATCCCCGGGGATATAGCtttcatcagtgtttctgtatATAGAAAAAAAGATAAGCACAATTAAGCACCTCTTTGTACCTCTATGATGACTAAgtattgtgtgtgcatgggtgagtgctagaagagaggaagagaaagcgATGGATCTAAATGTCCTTAAAAACAGAGCTACCAGCTATTTCAGACACAGCTAATTAGGGTTTGAATAAtcatttaaattgttttgtctataaaacataagaaaacagagaaaaaatgttcatcacagtttcccaaaATCCAAGGTGAGGTCTTCAACAAGATTCAGTTTACTTTCATATCAAATAAGGAAAAGCAGccaatcctcacatttgagaagctggagccCACAAATATTtggcaaaatattttttttttgcctggaaaaaatgactcaaacaaATGATCAGTTGTCAAAATAGCTTATTTTACAAACAACTTagcttattttattgtattcatgttttaaaacattGCATGCCCTCTTTTCTAGGGTCAAAAGGCTAACTTAAAGGACCATGCCAATGTTTTTGCATGCTTAAGCAGAACAGCTACAAACTGTATATTCACTCTACTGCCTCTACtccattttccaaagcatacCATGAAATTTTCTATCTTCCAGGCAGCTGTTTGTTTCTATTCATTTTGGGAGCCTATAACATGAATAttaatttacattcatttataaATCCATCCATCAATGTATTGAAAATGTGTCTCtgattattgatttctttttgttaatTGTTCACTTGTTCAATCATTGTCACACTTTAATAAGTTGGAACATGGACAGTTCTAAAAACTCTTCGATCTGTGCTAAACAGAAGCATTTCAATCTCAGAAATGGCAACATTCAGATTTCTGTCTCAAATCTTTCTTATTTTctagcagttttttttctggctcaATTTATACACTCATCACATACTTTATATGTAAAGTATATGGGATTTGTAGTTAATGGGCtaaaatcatcaaaaaatagtgcaaaatcatcaacatgGTCTACATCAACCTGTGATCTAGGTGATAAGAAATGTGTCTTGCTGCCATCTGAAGACCTTTTGACATATTTTATCCTTCATTTAAGCACAGTTCAACAAATGTACTGTTTTTACAAGCAGCTGTTGTTTATGGGGGAAGAAAGCAACAGAAGTATGCCTCTGGGAAGGGTGCCAACAAAATGTGGTTGTGTCACTCTGTCAGGTTCATAAAGCTCTTTGTGAAATTTGCAGCCTTGATTCATGTGACATTGTCTGGCATACATCAGCTTTCCTACAGCCACCGACTGCGGGACAGCTTCTGCAGCTGTATTTAGACATAACAGGGAACAACGGTGGCTGTGGTAGAGAACAGAACCATTTAAAACTCCCAAAAGCTGGAAACGACAAAAGCTaggtcatttaaaaatgttttaacaaaGGTGTTGCTGTTTCTCTCACCTGAAGTCATTATTCTCTCCTCCTGGCTTCTCAGACTGCACCTGGCTCTTTGTCGAGCTCCCAGGTGAGGAGGTCTTCTGTGACTGAGGGCTGAGGCTGGGTTTAGGGCTGAGGCTGGTGGGTAGGTTCAGGTTGGGCTGGGACAGGCTGGAAGTGGGACTCAGGTAAGGCTGGCCGGTGTAAGACTGAGGGCTGTGGGGACTCTGAGGACTgtgaagagggaaggaggacTCTGTCGGGGAATGCGGCAGGATGTTGGTACTCTGAGGTCCCGGGATGCAAACTGGGATCAAATCTATTTCCTTGGAGGGGTCCACTGAGATTCTGGTCGGCTTTGGAGCAGTTTTAGTCCCAAGAGCGGTTGGTCTCGGCCTGCTTATGCTTGTCAGTGTTGCTGGAGTGGACACAGACTTTAGGTGCCCTGGCTGTATTTGTTCTGTCACTTTCATGGGTGCTACTGCAGCTTGGACGGGGCTCAACCCAGTCGGTTTCTTGAGAACCCCTGACGGGCTGATGAGCGGTGACTGCTGGATCGCGAGCTGTGGAGGTAAACCTTGACCGGCTCCAAACAACGCACAGGGCCCTGGTTGCACTTTGGGCCCACAGGGGTCAGTGctgatttgtttctgctgcatGCGATCCATCACCCTGCAACGTGCGGCATGTGACTGATCATAACACAACACGACCCAGTTTTTGCAGCGTGAAGCTTGCAGTGTGTGTAACAATGACCCAAGTGACTTTCTTGGCCTTTCACAATGTCTCCAGCCTGTCTACACTTAGATCACAAAACCTCTATTTTTAGCAGAGGGACCTTGGTGCACAGGTACATGAGCAAAGGATGTGCCTACAGTGAGCGGAAGCACATTGTTCACATCATGCTCCCCAGGGATcgctgatgatgatgacgatgttATCACAAGCAGGCAACGGGGCTGAGGAACTAACTTAGGTCGCCTGTCCTGGATTACATCTTTGTTACTCAGCTATGTTAATTACCTCCCTGACCTGTTTACAAAGCAGAGCATAGATAGTATCACATTGTAAAGTGCTTCACTGCTCACTGTTCAACTACCATTTGATCTCATTCTCTCACTTAGAAAACTGGGAACCGGGGTCAGTCGGAACGAAGGCATGAGATGGGCCACGTAACTGCAGATAATGGAGCACATCAGACAATGTCAACAGATACTGTAGGTCACAAGCTAGAGGATGTCTGACATGATAGGCGGACAGGAGCCTCCCACCATTTTGTTTATGTTCCCTcccacacagaaatgaaacaccTCTTTTTAAGTATTAATGACATGTAAATTAGGATCTCTTTGTATTTCAGAAATTCAGTAGTAATTTACcaaaagagaggggagagcaATGGCAGACCATTTGAGTTTGGATTGAATCCactttaaaagtgaaaatgcaaCTTTCAGAGCTTAAATACCACAGGACAAGTGGGCATTTCCCCCATTTCATAGTCCATGAGCTTGCCAGTCTGAATGACAGCTCCATTAATCTACAAAGGTACGAGCCTGGACTCATGAACAACACACCAcaaaacatatatttacatgcaaaatcaacaaaaacacGTAGCTGCAGTGGCCGCTGTATCCCACAAATCCCGTGAAAACATCtcttaccttttttttattttttttaatttccaagGTGAACCGCAAAGGTGATCTCACAAattcacagaggggaaaaacatCAGTCTCCTTTTGTCTCGCACACCAGACAACGCGACAAGACGGTCACATACAGGCGAGACCAAGATCGATTTACGGCCAGCCTGCGGGACGGATGCGACCCGTTGGTACCGTGGACAGCGGACGTCCCCGTCACGGTGCACACTGCCGCGCCGCCGGGGTGTCAGGATAGGAGGCGGTCGCGCTTGATGTGTCCGGACTCTTGCATGTTGATGTTTGCACAACAATACAGCAGCTGCTTGTACCTCATCATACAATCTCTGTCTATAGCGCAGCGCAGTCGGACGAAGCAGCTCTGCACTTTTCGGTCAGCATCCCGCCTGCACCTCCTGCACACCGGCCGTACACGGACCCATCACGCCCGCCCACAgtgcacctctctctctctctctctctctctctctctctctctctctctctctctctctctctctctctctctctctctctgggtatAACATATGAGCACCTGGTGGGGCGggcagagcaggagaggcaaaacaaaaaatctaCTGCCAAAGTGCAGCCAGCCAGAAATAACCGAGCATCTGTCCCATCGGTGACGCATTAATCTGGCATTAGTGCGTCACTGATGAGGAGAATTGATCAGCATGCCAATAACTAAATTTCACTTTGGCAAGGTTACCTATGTGCTCCCTCTGTGATATCTTTACAGCAGCTGGGCACTGTGGAGAGCGCTGCAGCTGGCTGGGGCCGAGCACAATGTCACTGACGCCTTTAAAATCTAATGCAATCATGAAAACATGATACAGTGTGTGAAACTAGaaagtgaaaatacaaacacaaaaaaagtgcaCCCAGTTCTCTCAGAGGATTCACTTTCAACCTTTTATTTGACTGTTTTCAAAAGGTTCAATTCAATAGGTATCCTCGTGTAGTAAACTGAACTTTGTGTGTAAAATAGGTGAAGTGTCCCTTTAACTGTATACCTCCTGCACGCATTCAACAGAAATCTAAACCAGTCATAACAAAGTCTTGGTTGAAatgtttcaaataaaacatgagcAGTTGCTCAGTATGATTCTGTCTCTGTTGCTAACCTCTATGGTACTTTCCTGATTGTTAATTTATGCTTCAgcataaaatgattttatattTCCTGTAGCATTTAGTTTAGCCATCAGTTTTAGTTAGATAACAACAACATAATAATAGAAAGGATATTTATTAAATGTGTCTTTAGTACTCACACAGTCAGGCCCTCAAAAATTTGTTCCCAGATTCTCCGTGGCTCTGACTGGGATTAATGCAGATGTGTAATCTCAGTGGAATGCACTGATCCTCAGCACCAGCTGTCCACTGAGAGCACATAGATACCCATAAGTCCCTGCTAACACACAAACCAGTACAAATACTAGGTTAGGCACTGTGCATTCACGTTTACATGGTGCATCAGCTGGACGCATCAAATACTTAACCTTTTCCCTCATGGCAAATCTAAATGTAAAGAGTTGAAAAAAGTGCATATCTTTTTGACATTATCTTGTGatactgtgtgttttaactgtACAAACTGATATGACACTGAGTCATGTGAGCTGGTGTCTGGCTTCTCAAGAGTCTACAGCCTCTTTTTGGTTTTGACCAGGCCCTTCTCCACCAGGCAGCGGTAGAATTCCTGGatgtatgtgtacacacacttcCAGTCGGGCTCTTTCATCCGGACTAAATCATCAGCGTCCAGCAGAGGGGGGCAGCCTGCCAGCCTCCTGCAAACAGAGAGCGAGTGTCACTGAAAAACGACTTGAGACAAATGACATGACACAGAAAGTATGCTGTCAAAACTGTAAAGTCGCTTTGTCCTTATCTGAAATTTACAGCTGGAGCTTCTTCCAGACAAGATACATCTGCATTGTCAAATAAGGAGTGAGAACTCACTCTGCAGTGCTGAAAGCCAGCTGGAAGTTTTCCCTGGGCTTGTTGGGGTTGAGGATAGAGTACTCGAACGCATCGGGGAAGAACCGGTGCACCAAGGCACAGAAGGCTATGCCGTCTTTCCAACTTGAGGAGAAGTTCTGGATGTCCACCCCCTGTTTCATACCAGAGGGGAGTCAGTTTAGAAGAAAAAGTGGCAAAAAACGAGACATAAGGGGCAGAGCTAAGTATAGCTCCAAAGGGCAATAATTCACAGACAAAGAGAGTCAGGGCATATTTACCTCATATGGCTCTGTTTTGGCCCTGCACCAATCCAGAAGCATCTGTTTGACGTTTTTAGCATTGGGTGCTGCAGGAGTGGGACATTTCTgggctgaggctgcagagggaCTGGTATTactgaggagaggaaagagagataCACACTGGATGTTAAGAAAGTATGGCTTACGTCATCTTTTAACTTGGCAAATTCTTATGCACAAGAacgtttggttttttttggagGGGTTGGATGAGGTCACTAAATACACAAGAAGACTTTGCTTGGCAGACTTCAGGCTCTCATTAGAAGACCCTGATGCTGACACACATCAGTGGAGGCATCACATGAAGCAGAATTTTCTACAGTAAATTAGGACTTACCATGTGGTTAACAAACACTGTAACATTTGGTGGCTGTGGCTACAACATGGGTTTCAAACATGGCCAAAcatcattttaataaaaaggTAATTAAGTTGCAAAAAGAAGCTAAATTCATAGGAATATCTGGGTTTGGATGAAGGCTTTATCTGTTTTAgaggctttgtgttttttcatcatcCTTTTATAGTAATGTACCCAAACATACAAAAATGCTCAGCCTTGCTGAAATGTGACTCACCTGCCTGCTGTCCTGTTGAAGGGAGTGGAGGCTGATGGAGACGTCTGGCCTGCTGGTTCTTAAAAGATGAGGAGAATCAAACGAATATCAACAAGAAGTTTACATAATTCagataaaa is a window of Toxotes jaculatrix isolate fToxJac2 chromosome 16, fToxJac2.pri, whole genome shotgun sequence DNA encoding:
- the LOC121195572 gene encoding inositol polyphosphate 5-phosphatase K; its protein translation is MDRMQQKQISTDPCGPKVQPGPCALFGAGQGLPPQLAIQQSPLISPSGVLKKPTGLSPVQAAVAPMKVTEQIQPGHLKSVSTPATLTSISRPRPTALGTKTAPKPTRISVDPSKEIDLIPVCIPGPQSTNILPHSPTESSFPLHSPQSPHSPQSYTGQPYLSPTSSLSQPNLNLPTSLSPKPSLSPQSQKTSSPGSSTKSQVQSEKPGGENNDFRVYIVTWNVGSAVPPDDITSLFGPNVSDGSVDMFIIGLQEVNSMINKRLKDVLFSDQWSELCMDTLSPYGYVLVASQRMQGVLLLVFSKFCHLPFLRGVQTESTRTGLGGYWGNKGGVSARMTVFGHPVCFLNCHLPAHMRNLEQRMEDFESILQQQQFEGGTATGVLDHDVVFWFGDLNFRIEDYDIHVVKCAIDSNKLPLLWERDQLNMAKNTESILEGFMEGPLKFPPTYKFDVGTHTYDTSTKKRKPAWTDRILWRLRRTGSPVPTHNAALQRGLTSWLGGATKVTQHTYRSHMGYTISDHKPVSALFSLHFPFKVDMPLVELQVNKEWCKVSDATVRFTIASTYQRSSWDWVAIYKVGFRHHKDYQAYVWAKGEHTTQVTFPEEDLPRDDCEYILGYYSNNMNSIVGLSTPVQIKMPVHSPTVHRSDSSDVSSEDDSTLVLLAPNSRSPSPKTGKHHHRHRRSRSPVVPALSSNPLPSLQGLSLCPRSKEGQARSRSPCSAAKKERLVSPDTMPSPSISPLSPRSPVSPGSGVTAPEALIAAILGEHRPAQVSPTGVKQIGKAGETDTA
- the smtna gene encoding smoothelin, with protein sequence MESKTDDGPAALTSEELAAIEDEEVLNKMLDNAADFEERRKIRSALRDLLKKKSDKREQERGSRQQDLRQQGLSKGGTTGAAVSIGRASMNQQPSTNKPAGQTSPSASTPFNRTAGSNTSPSAASAQKCPTPAAPNAKNVKQMLLDWCRAKTEPYEGVDIQNFSSSWKDGIAFCALVHRFFPDAFEYSILNPNKPRENFQLAFSTAERLAGCPPLLDADDLVRMKEPDWKCVYTYIQEFYRCLVEKGLVKTKKRL